A single genomic interval of Phocoenobacter uteri harbors:
- a CDS encoding methylated-DNA--[protein]-cysteine S-methyltransferase: MILRTTLTTPLGKMIACATEQGVCLLEFSDKAILEKSNLLLQKRFNQQIIDGKNNHLIQLEQELGEYFNGQRKQFNVKLDIVGTAFQKSVWQVLQSIEYGSTISYQAQSEQLGNPKAIRAVASANGANLISIIIPCHRVIGKNGSLTGYAGGLERKKWLIEFEQKHKVKNGE, translated from the coding sequence ATGATTTTAAGAACAACTCTCACAACACCGCTAGGCAAGATGATTGCTTGTGCAACCGAGCAAGGCGTTTGTTTATTAGAATTTAGCGATAAAGCTATTCTTGAAAAAAGTAATTTGTTATTACAAAAACGTTTTAATCAGCAAATTATTGATGGAAAAAACAATCATTTAATCCAGCTAGAACAAGAGCTGGGAGAATACTTTAACGGTCAAAGAAAACAGTTTAACGTTAAACTTGATATCGTTGGCACAGCATTTCAAAAATCTGTTTGGCAAGTGTTGCAAAGCATAGAATATGGTTCAACCATTAGCTATCAAGCACAGTCAGAGCAACTTGGTAATCCAAAAGCGATTAGAGCGGTTGCATCAGCAAATGGAGCAAATTTAATCTCCATTATTATTCCTTGTCATCGTGTGATTGGCAAAAATGGTTCTCTGACAGGCTATGCAGGTGGGTTAGAGCGTAAAAAATGGCTGATTGAATTTGAACAGAAACATAAGGTTAAAAATGGAGAATAA
- a CDS encoding DNA-3-methyladenine glycosylase I: MENKQRCSWVNLDNPLSIIYHDTEWGIPQFDDNKLFEMLILESAQAGLSWNTILNKRENYRVAFEDFDPEKVAKYDEHKIQLLLENKGIVRNKLKIRAAVKNAQVFLAIQQEFGCFADYLWAFVEGKPIQNHLQDYRQAPTHSDISDKLSKDLKKHGMSFVGTTIIYAFMQAVGMVNDHQLNCFCRKGE, encoded by the coding sequence ATGGAGAATAAACAACGATGTTCGTGGGTAAATTTGGATAATCCGCTATCAATAATTTATCACGATACAGAATGGGGTATTCCACAATTTGACGATAATAAACTCTTTGAAATGCTGATTTTGGAATCGGCACAAGCAGGGCTTTCTTGGAACACGATTTTAAATAAAAGAGAAAATTATCGTGTTGCCTTTGAAGATTTTGATCCTGAAAAAGTAGCAAAATATGATGAGCATAAAATACAGTTATTGCTTGAAAATAAAGGTATTGTAAGAAATAAACTTAAAATCCGAGCCGCTGTCAAAAATGCACAGGTATTTTTAGCTATTCAACAGGAATTTGGTTGTTTTGCCGATTATCTATGGGCTTTTGTAGAAGGGAAACCAATTCAAAATCATTTACAAGATTATCGCCAAGCCCCAACCCATTCAGACATTTCAGATAAACTATCAAAAGATTTAAAGAAACATGGAATGAGTTTTGTCGGTACAACGATTATCTATGCTTTTATGCAAGCAGTGGGAATGGTGAATGATCATCAGTTGAATTGTTTTTGTAGAAAAGGGGAGTAA
- a CDS encoding DUF4298 domain-containing protein, with product MERLAEIEKLLFQCEEDVKRLEQIHKEITQIEENRQKIAQYYDSQYMQDFDNQDNFARDYAMLDEDSIWNVLTSLHSEKIALIKTLVNAI from the coding sequence ATGGAAAGATTAGCAGAAATAGAAAAATTGCTTTTTCAATGTGAAGAAGATGTAAAGCGATTAGAACAGATCCACAAAGAGATCACACAAATTGAAGAAAATCGTCAAAAAATTGCACAATATTATGATTCACAATATATGCAAGATTTTGATAATCAAGATAATTTTGCTCGAGATTATGCAATGTTAGACGAAGACAGTATTTGGAATGTTTTAACAAGTTTGCACAGTGAGAAAATTGCGTTAATTAAAACTTTAGTGAATGCAATTTAG
- a CDS encoding ecotin family protein yields MKKLVGFLVLSLCGCGVSKSTMDISMYPKAQENQVQHTITLAPLKNEQDHKVELFLAKEMMLDCNYHSLPATFAEKNLKSWGYSYYQVATDGNVRSTMMACPEREAKKGEVLSEGFLQNYNSKLPLVIYTPKGYQVKYRVWRADSEKKTAELSK; encoded by the coding sequence ATGAAAAAATTAGTTGGTTTTTTAGTATTAAGTCTTTGTGGTTGTGGGGTCTCTAAATCTACAATGGATATAAGTATGTATCCCAAAGCACAAGAGAATCAGGTTCAGCACACCATAACACTTGCCCCATTGAAAAATGAGCAAGATCATAAAGTGGAGCTTTTTTTAGCCAAAGAAATGATGTTAGATTGTAATTATCATTCGTTACCAGCAACATTTGCAGAGAAAAATCTCAAAAGTTGGGGCTATTCTTATTATCAAGTAGCAACGGATGGCAATGTGAGAAGTACGATGATGGCTTGCCCTGAAAGAGAGGCGAAAAAAGGTGAAGTGCTTTCAGAGGGATTTTTGCAAAATTACAACAGTAAATTACCGCTTGTGATCTACACCCCTAAGGGCTATCAAGTGAAATATCGTGTTTGGCGTGCGGATTCTGAGAAGAAAACAGCGGAATTATCAAAATAG
- a CDS encoding DUF4157 domain-containing protein, with the protein MKIYIQILFVLFFSFSSVSKAESNWTENVSFASKSEASTLLKKEDEYTKRLSQFDIQSRLHNQAGSKNELLNLMVAQTKDWTPDEIQLINKTNKEINGLIKQNGFHFTLPKIVFIKSTMQTEGGAEGYTRENLIVLKDELVSKDNKELKHLLIHELFHILTRYNPNLRAELYSVIGFHLMNDIALPSPLKDNLISNPDAPFDDSYIKLKVADQTIDGLMILFANKPYQKGTFFDYINIGFVKLKGEGKNKEVDLSDKNQPIIYSLDEVSGFFEQIGFNTQYIIDPEEVLAENFVYAMMNKKDLPNPEIINKIINVLQNKPIKK; encoded by the coding sequence ATGAAAATTTATATTCAGATATTGTTCGTCTTATTTTTCTCTTTTTCATCGGTTTCAAAAGCGGAAAGCAACTGGACAGAAAATGTGAGTTTTGCCTCTAAAAGTGAAGCGTCCACTTTGTTGAAAAAAGAAGATGAATATACTAAAAGATTAAGTCAATTTGATATTCAGTCAAGATTGCATAATCAAGCTGGTTCAAAGAACGAGTTGCTTAATTTAATGGTGGCACAAACAAAAGATTGGACACCAGATGAAATTCAACTTATTAACAAAACAAACAAAGAAATCAATGGGTTAATTAAACAAAATGGATTTCATTTCACTCTTCCTAAGATTGTATTTATCAAATCAACAATGCAAACAGAAGGTGGTGCTGAGGGATATACAAGGGAAAATCTGATAGTTTTGAAAGATGAGTTAGTTTCTAAGGATAACAAAGAGCTGAAACATTTACTGATTCACGAATTATTTCATATTTTAACTCGTTATAATCCAAACTTAAGGGCAGAGTTGTATTCTGTTATCGGCTTTCATTTGATGAATGATATTGCCCTGCCTTCGCCATTAAAAGATAATTTGATCTCTAACCCTGATGCCCCTTTTGATGATAGTTATATTAAGTTAAAGGTTGCGGATCAGACTATCGATGGTTTGATGATTTTATTTGCTAATAAACCTTATCAAAAAGGCACGTTCTTTGACTATATCAACATTGGTTTTGTGAAGTTAAAAGGCGAAGGGAAAAATAAAGAAGTGGATTTATCCGATAAAAATCAACCTATTATTTATTCGTTAGATGAAGTATCAGGCTTTTTTGAACAGATTGGATTTAATACGCAATATATTATCGATCCTGAAGAAGTTTTGGCGGAAAATTTTGTGTATGCGATGATGAATAAAAAAGATTTACCTAACCCTGAAATTATCAATAAGATAATTAACGTATTACAAAATAAACCAATTAAAAAATAG
- a CDS encoding DUF808 family protein: MAGLLGYLSLLADDIGSLASKTVASTTKTITTSFDDVALLFDDIATYTKVAGIKSTGLIVDDLAAIASMTNDTTSEILEKELSKVKTTQELKEHIENLPEHEKKEVLAELERLRQQAIQKATESAAKREIPIVYKIAKGSFKNKFIIIPLVLLMSAFVPWLISPILILGGIYLAYEGVESILNKLGLHHQNSVVQPQGLHLTAQEFENKKVTGAVKTDFILSFEIIVITLGLVQDSDFITKLFVLILIGMITTVAVYGIVGVIIKLDDIGFYLKKKPSEFYQSLGNILIKAMPMLIKGIGIIGTIAMLAVGGGIISHQTHLFYSFVHTIENVPFATMLLDIILALIVGYIAVKLIELAKKVIKNKKGKV, encoded by the coding sequence ATGGCAGGATTATTGGGATATTTATCCCTTTTAGCAGATGACATCGGCAGTTTAGCAAGTAAAACGGTGGCAAGTACCACCAAAACCATTACCACCTCTTTTGATGATGTCGCACTTTTGTTTGACGACATTGCAACTTACACCAAAGTAGCAGGAATAAAATCGACAGGCTTAATCGTTGATGATTTGGCGGCGATTGCGAGTATGACGAATGACACTACCTCTGAAATATTAGAAAAGGAATTATCAAAGGTTAAAACCACACAAGAATTAAAAGAGCATATCGAAAATTTGCCCGAACACGAGAAAAAAGAGGTGTTAGCGGAGCTTGAACGTTTAAGACAGCAAGCGATACAAAAAGCGACAGAAAGTGCAGCGAAACGAGAAATTCCGATCGTGTATAAAATTGCAAAAGGGAGCTTTAAGAATAAATTTATTATTATTCCGTTGGTTTTGTTAATGAGTGCCTTTGTACCTTGGCTCATTTCACCGATTTTAATTTTAGGGGGGATTTATTTGGCTTATGAAGGGGTGGAAAGTATTTTAAATAAACTTGGTTTGCACCATCAAAATAGTGTCGTGCAGCCACAAGGTCTCCATTTAACAGCACAAGAGTTTGAAAATAAAAAAGTAACAGGGGCGGTAAAAACGGATTTCATTTTATCCTTTGAAATTATTGTAATTACCTTAGGATTAGTACAAGACAGTGATTTTATTACCAAGCTTTTTGTTCTTATTTTAATTGGAATGATCACAACTGTTGCCGTTTATGGCATTGTTGGGGTGATTATTAAATTAGACGATATTGGATTTTATCTTAAAAAGAAACCAAGTGAATTTTATCAATCTTTGGGCAATATTTTGATTAAAGCAATGCCAATGTTAATCAAAGGAATTGGGATTATTGGCACGATTGCTATGCTTGCTGTTGGAGGCGGGATTATTTCACATCAAACCCATCTGTTTTATTCTTTTGTACATACCATTGAAAATGTACCTTTTGCGACTATGTTGTTAGATATCATTCTTGCGTTAATCGTGGGCTATATTGCGGTTAAGCTCATAGAGCTAGCTAAGAAAGTAATAAAAAATAAGAAAGGTAAGGTATAA